The proteins below are encoded in one region of Mesoplasma melaleucae:
- the tilS gene encoding tRNA lysidine(34) synthetase TilS — protein MGKFKLNNSFLYLVAVSGGPDSIFMLNELVKMNIQNIVVCHVNYNFRKDSNIDQKIVSNFCEKHNLKLEILDVKQNYNHLKENFESWARTIRYDFFLEMSKKHNIKNVLVAHNKNDLIETFLLQKKRKSYVKFYGLNKTTIYKGLTIVRPMLDILKSDIYKSLIKDNVSYAFDSTNEDTNYKRNEIRAKLSEDSFLDIEKEIKKLNKELEKMNLEVDWYVNNNMSADELKINKNLVDKNLEFIQRSIYKWLELINKDSIVQNRSNKTIFEIAKNIKYSQKVFWEIKIGEFYIIKDYENLFLIEANMIKPKTFIINSKEDLYLSEEFINWLDLVNAIKKNEEKYPYVISNDFTNYKLTTYAFGKRANRYLIDKKIRYKNRMLKAVVFNVKSKKILNTIK, from the coding sequence ATGGGAAAATTTAAATTAAATAATTCATTTTTATATTTAGTTGCTGTTTCTGGAGGGCCTGACAGCATTTTTATGCTTAATGAATTAGTTAAAATGAATATTCAAAACATTGTTGTTTGTCATGTTAATTACAATTTTAGAAAAGATTCAAATATTGATCAAAAAATTGTTTCTAATTTTTGTGAAAAACATAATTTAAAATTAGAAATCTTAGATGTAAAACAAAACTATAATCATTTGAAAGAAAATTTTGAAAGCTGAGCAAGAACAATAAGATATGATTTTTTCTTAGAAATGTCTAAAAAACATAACATTAAAAACGTGTTAGTTGCACATAATAAAAATGATTTAATTGAAACTTTTTTACTTCAAAAAAAAAGAAAAAGTTATGTTAAATTTTATGGATTAAATAAAACAACAATTTATAAAGGGTTAACCATTGTAAGACCAATGCTTGATATTTTAAAATCAGATATTTATAAATCTCTAATAAAAGATAATGTTAGTTATGCATTTGATTCAACAAATGAAGATACAAATTATAAGCGAAATGAAATCCGAGCTAAATTGTCTGAAGATTCTTTTTTAGACATAGAAAAAGAAATTAAAAAGTTAAATAAAGAACTAGAAAAAATGAATCTTGAAGTTGATTGATATGTAAACAATAATATGTCTGCTGATGAACTTAAAATTAATAAAAACCTAGTTGATAAAAACTTAGAATTTATTCAAAGATCAATATATAAATGATTAGAATTAATTAACAAAGATTCTATTGTTCAAAACCGAAGTAATAAAACAATTTTTGAAATTGCAAAAAATATTAAATATTCACAAAAAGTATTTTGAGAAATTAAAATTGGAGAATTTTATATTATTAAAGATTATGAAAACTTATTTTTAATTGAAGCAAATATGATAAAACCTAAAACTTTTATTATTAATTCAAAAGAAGATTTGTATCTTTCTGAAGAATTTATTAACTGATTAGATTTAGTTAATGCAATTAAAAAAAATGAAGAAAAATATCCTTATGTTATTTCAAACGATTTTACAAATTATAAGTTAACAACTTACGCGTTTGGTAAACGCGCAAACAGATATTTAATTGATAAAAAAATAAGATATAAAAATAGAATGTTGAAAGCTGTTGTTTTTAATGTAAAATCAAAGAAAATCTTAAATACCATTAAGTAG